One segment of Candidatus Blochmannia ocreatus DNA contains the following:
- a CDS encoding rod shape-determining protein, with protein sequence MFKKFRGIFSSDLSIDLGTANTLIYLKGQGIVLNEPSVVAIRQDRGGMPKSVAAVGHAAKQMLGRTPGNIAAIRPMKDGVIADFFVTEKMLQHFIKQVHSNSFMKPSPRVLVCVPVGATQVERRAIRESAQGAGAREVFLIEEPMAAAIGAGLPVSEATGSMVVDIGGGTTEVAVISLNGVVYSSSVRIGGDRFDESIISYIRKHYGSLIGEVTSERIKHTIGSAYADDELREMKVRGRNLAEGIPKSFTLNNKEILEALQEPLTGIVSSVMVALEQCPPELASDISEYGMVLTGGGALLKNIDRLITTETSIPVVVAEDPLTCVARGGGKALDMIDLYGRDLFSEE encoded by the coding sequence ATGTTTAAAAAATTTCGAGGCATATTTTCTAGTGATTTATCTATTGATCTTGGTACTGCTAATACCCTTATATATTTAAAAGGACAGGGCATAGTATTAAATGAACCATCTGTTGTAGCAATTAGACAAGATCGTGGAGGTATGCCAAAAAGTGTGGCAGCAGTAGGTCATGCTGCAAAACAAATGTTAGGACGCACTCCTGGAAATATCGCTGCTATTCGTCCAATGAAAGATGGAGTAATAGCTGATTTTTTCGTTACTGAAAAAATGTTACAACATTTTATTAAACAAGTGCATAGTAACAGTTTTATGAAACCTAGTCCTAGAGTATTAGTATGTGTGCCAGTAGGCGCGACACAAGTGGAACGAAGAGCTATACGTGAATCGGCACAAGGAGCTGGAGCTCGTGAGGTCTTCTTAATAGAAGAACCAATGGCGGCAGCCATCGGAGCTGGATTACCAGTATCAGAAGCTACTGGTTCTATGGTAGTAGATATAGGAGGCGGCACTACTGAAGTAGCAGTAATTTCATTAAATGGTGTAGTATATTCCTCATCCGTTAGGATAGGAGGAGACAGATTTGATGAATCCATTATCAGTTATATCAGAAAGCATTATGGCTCTTTAATAGGAGAAGTAACTTCAGAACGAATAAAACACACAATAGGTTCTGCTTATGCAGATGATGAACTACGTGAAATGAAAGTACGTGGCAGAAATTTAGCAGAAGGAATACCAAAAAGCTTCACACTAAATAACAAAGAAATTTTAGAAGCATTACAAGAACCATTAACTGGAATAGTAAGTTCAGTAATGGTTGCATTAGAACAATGTCCGCCAGAATTAGCATCAGATATTTCTGAATATGGAATGGTACTAACTGGAGGAGGAGCATTATTAAAAAATATCGATCGTCTTATAACCACAGAGACTAGCATACCTGTAGTAGTTGCAGAAGACCCTCTGACTTGTGTTGCACGAGGCGGAGGTAAAGCTCTTGATATGATTGACTTATATGGAAGAGATTTATTTAGCGAAGAATAA
- the mreC gene encoding rod shape-determining protein MreC: protein MYNTIHNKFPHLELRLLLAVIISGLIIVTDKKLNILLPLKNYIEDSMYLLYCLCDKPRYILNFTLKRLSEYNNLIIENNMLRQELLLKKSELLLIEQYKKDNFKLYELINTPLILNKKKIITRVLFINTDPYNNTILINHGKINDIYIGQPVLTDKGIVGQVISTNKHTSRILLICDPKHALSVQIQRNDIRIILAGFGYNADLQAEHLGKIDVSIGDILVTSGLDGRFPEGYPVAIVSNIVKNAKKDLTIIQAHPTVKLQYLRYVILIWI from the coding sequence ATGTATAATACTATACACAATAAGTTTCCTCATTTAGAATTACGTCTCTTATTAGCAGTAATAATATCTGGTCTAATTATCGTAACAGATAAAAAATTAAATATACTACTACCGTTAAAAAATTATATAGAAGACTCTATGTATTTATTATATTGTCTATGCGACAAACCTCGATACATATTAAATTTTACTTTAAAAAGACTATCGGAATATAATAATCTAATTATAGAAAATAATATGTTACGTCAAGAATTATTACTAAAAAAAAGCGAATTATTACTAATAGAGCAGTATAAAAAAGACAATTTCAAATTATATGAATTAATAAATACTCCATTAATTTTAAATAAAAAAAAAATAATCACCAGAGTATTATTTATAAATACAGATCCATATAACAATACAATTCTGATAAATCATGGAAAAATTAACGATATTTACATCGGACAACCCGTACTTACTGATAAAGGAATAGTAGGACAAGTAATCTCAACTAATAAACATACCAGTCGTATTTTATTAATTTGTGACCCAAAACATGCTTTATCTGTTCAAATACAACGTAATGATATACGGATTATTTTAGCAGGCTTTGGATATAATGCAGATTTACAAGCAGAACATCTAGGAAAAATTGATGTATCTATAGGAGACATATTAGTAACATCTGGACTAGATGGAAGATTTCCAGAAGGATACCCAGTAGCAATCGTATCAAATATAGTGAAAAATGCAAAAAAAGATCTTACTATAATCCAAGCTCATCCTACGGTAAAATTACAATATTTACGCTATGTAATACTTATCTGGATATAA
- the mreD gene encoding rod shape-determining protein MreD encodes MQRTHKFRTIYSSFIIAIILQLIPIFPKTWYFYPSWSLMLLIYWTTICPNQVNIGTGFILGLITDIALGSNLGICSLSFSILNYLTIRKIYFFKHTPIWQQSCIIVLFSFLNQNIIFFAKILTIEISYTPKIFCNCLLDGSIWAIFIFVHKKIIKFNE; translated from the coding sequence ATGCAACGTACTCACAAATTTCGGACTATATATAGCTCTTTTATAATTGCAATTATTCTGCAACTTATTCCAATTTTTCCGAAAACATGGTATTTCTACCCATCCTGGTCGCTAATGTTATTAATATACTGGACTACAATATGCCCAAATCAAGTAAATATAGGAACTGGATTCATACTAGGATTAATTACAGATATTGCTCTTGGTTCTAATTTAGGTATATGTTCTTTATCTTTTAGTATTCTTAATTATTTAACAATTCGAAAAATTTATTTTTTTAAACATACTCCAATTTGGCAACAATCCTGTATAATTGTATTATTTTCATTCCTGAATCAAAATATTATTTTTTTTGCAAAAATTCTAACAATAGAGATATCATACACACCAAAAATATTTTGTAATTGTTTACTAGATGGTAGTATCTGGGCTATATTTATTTTTGTGCACAAAAAAATTATAAAATTTAACGAATGA